The window GCCACCATAAACCAAGAGTCGAATTATCCTGCGCTTGAAGGCGACATTCGCGTCGATGTGGTGATTGTCGGTGGCGGGTTTACCGGTGTAGCAACGGCGCTGGAATTATCCGAGAAGGGCTACAAGGTGGCACTTATTGAGGCTAATAAAATTGCGTGGGGCGCAACCGGACGCAACGGCGGGCAGGTGACAGGCAGTTTGTCTGGCGATGCCGCGATGACAAAACAACTGCGTCGTCAGATTGGTAATGAAGCTGAAGATTATGTGTGGAATTTACGTTGGCGCGGTCATGACATTATTAAAAATCGAGTGGCCAAGTACGGCATAGAGTGTGATTTAAAGTTTGGTCATATCCAAACCGCTTACCAGATGCAGCATATGCACGAGCTTAGGGCTATGCATGATGAAGCGCAGCGTCGCGGTATGTGTGAGTTTATGACCTTGGTCTCCGCCGATGAAATGCCCACCTATTTAGGCTCGCCCTTGTATCACGGCGGCTTAGTTAATCGGCGCAACATGCATTTGCACTCAGTCAATTTATGCCTGGGTGAAGCCCGCGCTGCAGCAGGTCTTGGGGCGTTGATCTTTGAAAACTCGCCCGTGCTCGATATTGAAGAAGGCGATGTAGCTACCGTTGTCACCGCCAAGGGAAAAGTGCGCGCCAATAGCGTGCTGATCGCGGGGAATGCCTACCATAAACTTGCGCGCCCTCAATTGCGTGGCATGTTATTTCCTGCGTCCTTAGGCAATTGTGCTACTGCAATTTTGCCTGATGAGATCGCTTTGCAGATTAATCCGCAGGATTTAGCCGTGTACGATTGTCGCTTTGTGCTGGATTACTATCGCCTGACTGCAGATAAACGGTTGATGTTCGGCGGCGGCACTAATTACAGCGGCCGCGATCCTAAAAATGTGGCGGCGGAATTACGGCCTGCAATTGAGCGCACGTTTCCGCAATTAAAGGGTGTTGATATCGAATTTGCGTGGGCGGGAATGGCGGGGATTGTGATTAACCGTATCCCGCAGCTCGGCAAAGTATCGCCTAATGTATTCTATTGCCAAGGATATTCTGGGCATGGGGTGGCGACATCACA of the Shewanella baltica genome contains:
- a CDS encoding NAD(P)/FAD-dependent oxidoreductase, with the protein product MPAERCASYYNATINQESNYPALEGDIRVDVVIVGGGFTGVATALELSEKGYKVALIEANKIAWGATGRNGGQVTGSLSGDAAMTKQLRRQIGNEAEDYVWNLRWRGHDIIKNRVAKYGIECDLKFGHIQTAYQMQHMHELRAMHDEAQRRGMCEFMTLVSADEMPTYLGSPLYHGGLVNRRNMHLHSVNLCLGEARAAAGLGALIFENSPVLDIEEGDVATVVTAKGKVRANSVLIAGNAYHKLARPQLRGMLFPASLGNCATAILPDEIALQINPQDLAVYDCRFVLDYYRLTADKRLMFGGGTNYSGRDPKNVAAELRPAIERTFPQLKGVDIEFAWAGMAGIVINRIPQLGKVSPNVFYCQGYSGHGVATSHIMAEIMANAMDGQLREFDLFAGMRHIRIPLNEWFGNQALALGMLYYTLRENWR